From a region of the Lactuca sativa cultivar Salinas chromosome 4, Lsat_Salinas_v11, whole genome shotgun sequence genome:
- the LOC111898846 gene encoding F-box/LRR-repeat protein 25-like, with the protein MVKRKPMIFDDINIDKEPMDDNDRITRLPNDVIHYMYSFMDSRCIVQSSALSRRWIHKWRSHPYLNFETLPFTNKKFPKFMHRFLTNRKNDAEIVAIDFRSTSIRLSLLKEVISYAMSHGTQKINIEYPSLIPTRRGGFDLSLFKSHFLQDLCLNIDFELFKTPNLTWDLPVLTTLHLERVSFLLYPTDNKSLDLFSTFSNLKNLVLVDCQLWRVNTFYITSSKLENLRLNILHHSCQFVISAPKLSSFTYHRMDHSFLLLTSDLNSLETVVFRTIYDNRSMGEQQKNVELMINIFHQMCNTKFLTLNTATLKFLSRFPELLKSKISPFVRLQTLTLNEMPPSSVDLADIISYFRSCVPDRLFFVEYYPELWSILDMKSIEKIIIRFD; encoded by the exons ATGGTGAAGAGAAAACCAATGATATTTGATGATATCAATATTGATAAAGAGCCGATGGACGATAATGATCGAATTACTCGTTTGCCAAATGATGTTATTCATTACATGTACTCATTTATGGATTCAAGATGCATTGTTCAAAGTAGCGCTCTCTCACGAAGGTGGATACATAAATGGAGATCCCATCCCTATCTCAACTTTGAAACCCTTCCTTTCACCAATAAGAAATTTCCCAAATTTATGCATCGATTTCTCACCAATCGTAAGAATGATGCAGAAATTGTCGCCATTGACTTTCGGTCAACTTCAATCAGGCTAAGTCTTCTCAAAGAGGTGATATCTTATGCTATGTCTCACGGTACTCAAAAGATAAACATTGAATACCCGAGTCTTATCCCAACAAGACGTGGTGGATTCGATTTATCTTTGTTTAAATCtcattttcttcaagatctttgTTTGAATATCGATTTTGAGCTCTTTAAAACTCCAAATCTCACATGGGATTTGCCTGTTTTGACTACTTTGCATCTTGAAAGGGTTTCATTCTTACTGTATCctactgataacaaatccttgGATTTGTTTTCCACCTTTTCAAATCTGAAAAATCTTGTCTTGGTTGATTGTCAATTATGGAGAGTTAATACTTTCTATATCACATCAAGTAAATTAGagaatctgagattaaacattcTTCATCATTCATGTCAGTTTGTGATCTCAGCACCCAAACTTTCCTCTTTCACATATCATCGCATGGATCattcatttttgttgttaaccAGTGATCTCAATTCATTAGAAACTGTAGTCTTTCGAACCATTTATGACAACAGATCAATGGGAGAACAACAAAAGAATGTTGAGTTGATGATCAATATTTTTCATCAAATGTGTAACACAAAGTTTCTTACTTTAAACACTGCTACATTGAAGTTTCTTTCAAGATTCCCTGAATTACTTAAAAGTAAAATTTCCCCTTTTGTGAGATTACAAACTTTGACATTGAATGAAATGCCTCCATCATCTGTTGACCTTGCTGATATCATCAGTTATTTCCGTAGCTGTGTTCCAGATCGCTTGTTTTTTGTTGAATATTATCCAGAATTATGGAGCATTCTTGACATGAAATCCATTGAAAAAATCATCATCAG GTTTGATTGA